From Thermomonas sp. XSG, one genomic window encodes:
- a CDS encoding YaeQ family protein, protein MAANATIYKVELQVTDLDRHYYASHALTLAQHPSETETRLLVRLLAFALHADERLEFGRGLSDEDEPALWRRDYTGDIQQWIELGQPDESRLRKASGRAAQVVVVGYGGQAAEAWWKRNAPALARLRNLTVMELDDAAVEAATTFLERGMRVTAMIQDGELQLMDAARSISMRPRMRMVDGLALPD, encoded by the coding sequence ATGGCCGCCAACGCCACCATCTACAAGGTCGAGCTGCAGGTCACCGACCTCGACCGCCACTACTACGCCAGCCATGCGCTCACGCTGGCCCAGCACCCGTCGGAAACCGAAACCCGGCTGCTGGTGCGGCTGCTGGCCTTCGCACTGCATGCCGACGAGCGCCTGGAGTTCGGGCGCGGGCTCAGCGACGAGGACGAGCCGGCGCTGTGGCGACGCGACTACACCGGCGACATCCAGCAGTGGATCGAGCTCGGCCAGCCGGACGAGAGCCGTCTGCGCAAGGCCAGTGGGCGCGCGGCCCAGGTGGTCGTGGTGGGTTATGGCGGGCAGGCGGCCGAGGCCTGGTGGAAGCGCAATGCGCCTGCGTTGGCGCGCCTGCGCAACCTCACCGTGATGGAGCTGGATGACGCGGCGGTGGAGGCGGCGACCACGTTCCTCGAGCGCGGAATGCGGGTGACCGCGATGATCCAGGATGGCGAGCTGCAGTTGATGGATGCCGCGCGCAGTATTTCGATGCGTCCGCGCATGCGGATGGTGGACGGGCTCGCCCTCCCCGACTGA
- the coq7 gene encoding 2-polyprenyl-3-methyl-6-methoxy-1,4-benzoquinone monooxygenase: MDTLRHLGPLDRLLDSAQNALATVLGAPRAERRNPGAGAPEAPLDADQRRHSAGLMRINHTGEVCAQALYIGQAAVARNPATRAHLLEAAQEETDHLAWCADRLRELDSRPSLLNPLWYAGSWAIGAAAGLRGDGWNLGFVVETERQVEAHLAEHLQTLPEADARSRAILSVMKDDEARHADNALAAGARLLPQPIPTLMATASKLMKATAYRL; encoded by the coding sequence ATGGACACGCTACGCCACCTCGGCCCACTGGACCGGCTGCTGGATTCCGCCCAGAACGCCCTCGCCACCGTACTGGGCGCGCCGCGCGCGGAGCGCCGCAACCCAGGCGCCGGCGCCCCGGAAGCCCCGCTGGATGCGGACCAGCGGCGCCACTCCGCCGGATTGATGCGCATCAACCATACCGGCGAAGTCTGCGCGCAGGCGCTGTACATCGGCCAGGCCGCGGTGGCGCGCAATCCCGCCACCCGCGCCCACCTGCTGGAAGCCGCGCAGGAGGAAACCGACCACCTGGCCTGGTGCGCCGACCGCCTGCGCGAGTTGGACAGCCGGCCCAGCCTGCTCAATCCGCTCTGGTACGCCGGCAGCTGGGCGATCGGCGCGGCGGCCGGGCTGCGCGGCGATGGCTGGAATCTGGGCTTCGTGGTCGAAACCGAGCGCCAGGTCGAGGCGCACCTTGCCGAACATCTGCAGACCCTGCCGGAAGCCGACGCGCGCAGCCGCGCGATCCTGTCGGTGATGAAGGACGACGAAGCCCGCCATGCGGACAACGCGCTGGCAGCCGGCGCGCGCCTGCTGCCGCAGCCAATCCCGACGTTGATGGCAACCGCATCGAAACTGATGAAAGCGACGGCCTACCGGCTCTGA
- the trpD gene encoding anthranilate phosphoribosyltransferase, which yields MPITPQEALQRTIEHREIFFDEMVDLMRQIMRGEVSPALTSAILTGLRVKKETVGEIAGAATVMREFARPVEVADKTRLVDIVGTGGDGSHTFNISTCAMFVVAAAGARVAKHGNRSVSSKSGSADALEALGAAIELQPAQVARAIEEVGIGFMFAPIHHPAMKVVAPVRREMGVRTIFNILGPLTNPVGATSILMGVFHPDLVGIQARVLHELGAERALVVWGRDNMDEISLGAGTLVGELRDGKVREYEIHPEDFGIAMSASRNLKVADPAESIAMLRAVLDNQPGPAHDIVALNAGAALYVAGVADSIADGLARARAAIADGSARARMQQYVATSRALAATD from the coding sequence ATGCCCATCACCCCGCAGGAAGCCCTGCAGCGCACCATCGAACACCGCGAGATCTTCTTCGACGAAATGGTCGACCTGATGCGCCAGATCATGCGTGGCGAAGTGTCGCCGGCGCTGACCTCGGCCATCCTCACCGGGCTTCGGGTGAAGAAGGAAACGGTCGGCGAAATCGCCGGCGCCGCCACCGTCATGCGCGAGTTCGCTCGGCCGGTGGAGGTGGCCGACAAGACCCGGCTGGTCGACATCGTCGGCACCGGTGGCGATGGTTCGCACACGTTCAACATCTCCACCTGCGCGATGTTCGTGGTCGCCGCGGCCGGCGCGCGGGTGGCCAAGCACGGCAACCGCAGCGTGTCGTCGAAGTCCGGCAGCGCCGATGCACTGGAGGCGCTGGGCGCGGCGATCGAACTGCAGCCGGCGCAGGTCGCGCGCGCGATCGAGGAGGTCGGCATCGGCTTCATGTTCGCGCCGATCCACCACCCGGCGATGAAGGTGGTGGCGCCGGTCCGTCGCGAGATGGGCGTGCGCACGATCTTCAACATCCTCGGGCCGCTGACCAACCCGGTGGGCGCCACCAGCATCCTGATGGGCGTGTTCCACCCGGACCTGGTCGGCATCCAGGCGCGTGTGCTGCACGAGCTGGGCGCCGAGCGCGCGCTGGTGGTGTGGGGGCGCGACAACATGGACGAGATCTCGCTGGGCGCCGGCACGCTGGTGGGCGAACTGCGCGACGGCAAGGTGCGCGAATACGAGATCCATCCCGAGGATTTCGGCATAGCGATGTCGGCCAGCCGCAACCTGAAGGTGGCCGACCCGGCCGAATCCATCGCCATGCTGCGCGCGGTGCTGGACAACCAGCCCGGCCCGGCGCACGACATCGTCGCGCTCAACGCCGGCGCGGCGCTGTACGTGGCCGGCGTGGCCGACAGCATCGCCGATGGCCTGGCCCGCGCCCGCGCGGCCATCGCCGACGGCAGCGCGCGCGCGCGCATGCAGCAGTACGTCGCCACCAGCCGCGCGCTGGCCGCGACGGATTGA
- a CDS encoding GNAT family N-acetyltransferase, with the protein MSHAFSPGHHALDVDLRNVVPADADDVAHLLAELGYPCDLADASERVSAILANDRQALVLARRNGAVCGLVALDFMYYLPLGTTTCRVTALVVTTSAQGMGIGRHLLKEAERRARAGGAARIELTSGAQRTEAHAFYQACGYSGSSVRFVKALGSA; encoded by the coding sequence ATGAGCCACGCATTCTCCCCCGGCCACCATGCCCTGGACGTCGATCTGCGCAACGTGGTGCCGGCCGATGCCGACGACGTCGCGCACCTGCTGGCAGAACTGGGCTATCCCTGCGACCTCGCCGACGCTTCCGAGCGGGTCAGCGCGATCCTTGCGAACGACCGCCAGGCACTGGTGCTGGCGCGCCGCAACGGCGCGGTATGCGGGTTGGTGGCGCTGGACTTCATGTATTACCTGCCGCTGGGCACCACCACCTGCCGCGTGACCGCACTGGTCGTGACCACCAGCGCGCAGGGCATGGGCATCGGCCGCCACCTGCTGAAGGAGGCCGAGCGCCGCGCCCGCGCCGGCGGCGCCGCGCGCATCGAGCTGACCTCGGGCGCGCAGCGCACCGAGGCGCACGCGTTCTACCAGGCCTGCGGCTACAGCGGCAGCTCGGTGCGTTTCGTCAAAGCCCTGGGCTCGGCCTGA
- a CDS encoding haloacid dehalogenase-like hydrolase — MSQRYPLPQDDAPLVVFDFDHTLYDGDSGSHLFKWLIERHWWRVLLALLVAPVAGPMVAWLPTRRAGISVFVWVGTLGVRDRAALDALIDRYIVIHAEAIKARLLPLALDVFHQHRARGDMVLVATGAPPELARAILAFVAHEDVPVIGTLLGPKLGGMGALRHCHFAMKMTMIRAAGYAGPVASAYSDSSADLPLLQAAEKPVVVNPKAARVAMFRRVLPPGTPILNWGCPGRAGDPAR, encoded by the coding sequence ATGAGCCAGCGCTATCCGCTGCCGCAAGACGATGCGCCGCTGGTGGTGTTCGATTTCGACCACACCCTCTACGACGGCGACTCCGGCAGCCACCTGTTCAAGTGGCTGATCGAGCGCCACTGGTGGCGGGTGCTGCTGGCGCTGCTGGTCGCGCCGGTCGCCGGGCCGATGGTGGCGTGGCTTCCGACGCGTCGCGCCGGCATCTCGGTGTTCGTGTGGGTCGGCACGCTGGGCGTGCGCGATCGCGCCGCGCTGGATGCGTTGATCGACCGCTATATCGTCATCCACGCGGAGGCGATCAAGGCGCGGCTGCTGCCGCTGGCGCTGGACGTGTTCCACCAGCACCGCGCGCGTGGCGACATGGTGCTGGTGGCGACTGGCGCGCCGCCGGAGCTGGCGCGGGCGATCCTGGCCTTTGTCGCGCACGAGGACGTGCCGGTGATCGGCACCCTGCTGGGGCCGAAGTTGGGCGGGATGGGCGCACTGCGCCACTGCCACTTCGCGATGAAGATGACCATGATCCGCGCCGCCGGCTATGCGGGACCGGTGGCCAGCGCCTATTCGGACAGCAGTGCCGACCTGCCGTTGCTGCAGGCGGCCGAAAAGCCGGTGGTGGTGAACCCGAAGGCGGCGCGGGTGGCGATGTTCCGGCGGGTGCTGCCGCCCGGCACGCCGATCCTCAACTGGGGCTGCCCCGGTCGCGCCGGCGACCCTGCGCGCTAG
- a CDS encoding DnaJ domain-containing protein, whose protein sequence is MRRWYGQFLGFIAGWLLLRHPVGGLLGLLVGYAFDHDWFTPPRRGEKRRPRQEQQAASGGNADVDWAYRVFDLPETASDAEIDRAYRRMMGQYHPDRVAGAAPDLQKLAETKSREINAAYDRIQKLRKK, encoded by the coding sequence ATGCGACGCTGGTACGGACAATTCCTGGGCTTCATCGCCGGCTGGCTGCTGCTGCGCCACCCGGTGGGCGGCCTGCTGGGCCTGCTGGTGGGCTATGCCTTCGACCACGACTGGTTCACGCCGCCGCGGCGCGGAGAAAAGCGCCGGCCGCGCCAGGAGCAGCAGGCCGCCAGCGGCGGCAACGCCGACGTGGACTGGGCCTACCGGGTGTTCGACCTGCCCGAAACCGCCAGCGACGCCGAGATCGACCGCGCCTACCGCCGGATGATGGGCCAGTACCACCCCGACCGCGTGGCCGGCGCCGCGCCCGACCTGCAGAAGCTCGCCGAGACCAAGTCACGCGAGATCAACGCCGCCTACGACCGCATCCAGAAGCTGAGAAAGAAATGA
- the trpC gene encoding indole-3-glycerol phosphate synthase TrpC, whose translation MSTILDTILRRKHEEVAARREQVSLFELKTRAASAPPLRGFADAVAAKIAAGQAAVIAEVKKASPSKGVIRADFDPVAIARSYEVGGAACLSVLTDVDFFQGSDAYLQQARAACALPVLRKDFIVDPWQLYEARVLGADCVLLIAAALDDAQLSEFAFAAAELGMDVLLEVHDLDELERALPVPARLLGINNRNLKTFEVSLQTTLDLKAMVPADRLLVTESGILAPPDVALMRDAGVHAFLVGEAFMRQPDPGVALRGLFDGGASA comes from the coding sequence TTGAGCACCATCCTCGACACCATCCTGCGCCGCAAGCACGAAGAAGTGGCCGCCCGCCGCGAACAGGTCTCGCTGTTCGAACTGAAGACCCGCGCCGCGAGCGCGCCGCCGCTGCGCGGCTTTGCCGACGCCGTCGCCGCGAAAATCGCGGCCGGACAGGCGGCGGTGATCGCCGAGGTGAAGAAGGCCAGTCCGTCGAAGGGCGTGATCCGCGCCGATTTCGATCCGGTCGCGATCGCCCGCAGCTACGAGGTAGGTGGCGCGGCCTGCCTGTCGGTGCTGACCGACGTCGACTTCTTCCAGGGCAGCGATGCCTACCTGCAGCAGGCGCGCGCCGCCTGCGCGCTGCCGGTGCTGCGCAAGGACTTCATCGTTGATCCCTGGCAGCTGTACGAGGCGCGTGTGCTGGGTGCCGACTGCGTGCTGCTGATCGCCGCCGCGCTGGATGATGCACAGCTGTCCGAGTTCGCCTTCGCCGCGGCGGAGCTGGGCATGGACGTGCTGCTGGAGGTGCATGACCTGGACGAGTTGGAGCGCGCGCTGCCGGTGCCGGCGCGGCTGCTTGGCATCAACAACCGCAACCTCAAGACGTTCGAGGTGTCGCTGCAGACCACGCTGGATCTCAAGGCGATGGTGCCAGCGGATCGCCTGCTGGTCACCGAGAGCGGCATCCTTGCCCCCCCCGACGTGGCGCTGATGCGCGACGCCGGCGTGCATGCGTTCCTGGTCGGCGAGGCATTCATGCGCCAGCCCGATCCGGGCGTGGCGCTGCGCGGGCTGTTCGATGGCGGGGCGAGCGCATGA
- the speD gene encoding adenosylmethionine decarboxylase has translation MVKPLPRLKLQGFNNLTKSLSFNIYDVCYAASEDERRRYIEYIDEEYNADRLTQILTDVAEIIGANILNIARQDYDPQGASVTILISEQPVIDKADAKGVISDAVVAHLDKSHITVHTYPETHPDNGIATFRADIDVSTCGVISPLKALNYLIESLESDIVVMDYRVRGFTRDVKGRKHFIDHKINSIQDYLAKNIRARYEMLDVNVYQENMFHTKMHLKDFDLDQYLFEEKARNLSFKERMKIEARLKREIEELYHGRNLVD, from the coding sequence GTGGTCAAACCGCTGCCGCGCCTGAAGCTGCAAGGCTTCAACAACCTCACCAAGTCGCTCAGCTTCAACATCTACGACGTCTGCTATGCGGCGTCGGAAGACGAGCGCAGGCGCTACATCGAGTACATCGACGAGGAATACAACGCCGACCGCCTCACCCAGATCCTCACCGACGTGGCGGAGATCATCGGCGCGAACATCCTGAACATCGCCCGCCAGGACTACGACCCGCAGGGTGCTTCGGTGACGATCCTGATCTCCGAGCAGCCGGTCATCGACAAGGCCGACGCCAAGGGCGTGATCTCCGACGCGGTGGTCGCGCACCTCGACAAGTCGCACATCACCGTGCACACCTACCCGGAGACGCACCCGGACAACGGCATCGCCACCTTCCGCGCCGACATCGACGTGTCCACCTGCGGCGTGATCTCGCCGCTGAAGGCGCTGAACTACCTGATCGAGTCGCTGGAATCCGACATCGTGGTGATGGACTACCGCGTGCGCGGCTTCACCCGCGACGTGAAGGGCCGCAAGCACTTCATCGACCACAAGATCAATTCGATCCAGGACTACCTGGCCAAGAACATCCGCGCGCGCTACGAAATGCTCGACGTGAATGTCTACCAGGAGAACATGTTCCACACCAAGATGCACCTGAAGGACTTCGACCTCGACCAGTACCTGTTCGAGGAGAAGGCGCGCAACCTGTCGTTCAAGGAGCGCATGAAGATCGAGGCGCGGCTCAAGCGCGAGATCGAGGAGCTCTACCACGGCCGCAACCTGGTCGACTGA
- the trpE gene encoding anthranilate synthase component I, producing MTTHAQFDQYASDGYTLVPVVREVLSDLDTPLSVYLKLADGPHTYLFESVEGGERFGRYSIIGLPARRVYEFRGHGLAVREHGEVVETRTVADPLAEVERLRAMHKVPEIAGLPGFTGGLVGWFGFECIEYIEPRLAANAKPDELGTPDILLMLSDELAVFDNLKGRLYLIVHADPREPQAWARANRRLDAFAHRLRHGGAPYPETLQPAALDEADFVSGFTREGFIDAVAQVQDYIRAGDAFQVVLSQRMSVPFHARPVDVYRALRALNPSPYMYFLDVGGTQVVGSSPEILARLQDGKVTVRPIAGTRPRGRTVEEDLALEAELLADPKERAEHLMLIDLGRNDVGHVARPGSVEVGERFVIERYSHVMHIVSEVTGRLQEGLSYADVLRATFPAGTVSGAPKIRALEIIRALEPVKRNVYAGAIGYIGWHGDADTAIAIRTAVIQDGRLHVQAGAGIVFDSDPQKEWDETMNKGRALFRAVAQAAKGL from the coding sequence GTGACCACGCACGCCCAGTTCGACCAGTACGCTTCTGACGGCTACACCCTTGTCCCGGTGGTGCGCGAGGTGCTGTCCGACCTCGATACCCCGCTGTCCGTCTACCTGAAGCTGGCCGACGGCCCGCATACCTACCTGTTCGAATCGGTGGAGGGCGGCGAGCGCTTCGGCCGCTATTCGATCATCGGCCTGCCCGCGCGCAGGGTCTACGAGTTCCGCGGCCATGGGCTTGCCGTGCGCGAACACGGCGAGGTGGTGGAAACCCGCACCGTTGCCGACCCGCTGGCGGAAGTCGAGCGCCTGCGCGCGATGCACAAGGTGCCGGAGATCGCCGGCCTGCCCGGTTTCACCGGCGGGCTGGTGGGGTGGTTCGGCTTCGAGTGCATCGAATACATCGAGCCGCGGCTGGCGGCCAATGCGAAACCCGACGAGCTGGGTACGCCCGACATCCTGCTGATGCTCAGCGACGAGCTGGCGGTGTTCGACAACCTCAAGGGCCGGCTGTACCTGATCGTGCACGCCGACCCGCGCGAGCCGCAGGCGTGGGCGCGCGCCAACCGCAGGCTGGACGCATTTGCCCACCGCCTGCGCCACGGCGGCGCCCCGTATCCGGAAACCCTGCAGCCGGCGGCGCTGGACGAAGCCGATTTCGTCAGCGGCTTCACCCGCGAGGGCTTCATCGATGCGGTGGCGCAGGTGCAGGACTACATCCGTGCCGGCGACGCCTTCCAGGTGGTGCTGAGCCAGCGCATGAGCGTGCCATTCCATGCGCGCCCGGTGGATGTATACCGCGCGCTGCGCGCGCTGAACCCGTCGCCGTACATGTATTTCCTCGACGTCGGCGGCACCCAGGTGGTGGGCTCGTCGCCGGAGATCCTGGCGCGCCTGCAGGATGGCAAGGTGACGGTGCGCCCGATCGCCGGCACACGTCCGCGCGGCCGCACGGTGGAGGAAGACCTGGCGCTGGAAGCCGAGCTGCTCGCCGATCCGAAGGAGCGCGCCGAGCACCTGATGCTGATCGATCTCGGCCGCAACGATGTCGGCCATGTCGCCCGGCCGGGCAGCGTGGAAGTAGGCGAGCGCTTCGTGATCGAGCGCTACAGCCACGTCATGCACATCGTCAGCGAAGTGACCGGCCGCCTGCAGGAGGGGCTGAGTTACGCCGACGTGCTGCGTGCCACCTTCCCCGCCGGCACCGTGTCCGGCGCGCCCAAGATCCGCGCGCTGGAAATCATCCGCGCGCTGGAGCCGGTCAAGCGCAACGTCTATGCCGGCGCGATCGGCTACATCGGCTGGCATGGAGACGCCGATACCGCGATCGCCATCCGCACAGCGGTGATCCAGGACGGCCGCCTGCACGTGCAGGCCGGCGCCGGCATCGTGTTCGATTCCGACCCGCAGAAGGAATGGGACGAAACCATGAACAAGGGCCGCGCGCTGTTCCGCGCGGTCGCGCAGGCGGCGAAGGGGCTCTGA
- the rplM gene encoding 50S ribosomal protein L13 translates to MKTFIAKNETVQRDWYVVDAEGKTLGRLAAALAYRLRGKHKPVFTPHVDTGDYLVVINADKIVATGNKMRDKMYHRFTGYIGNLKTESLGQALERHPERVIEIAVKGMLPKGPLGRAMYRKLKVYAGAEHPHAAQQPQPLDI, encoded by the coding sequence ATGAAGACTTTCATCGCCAAGAACGAGACCGTCCAGCGTGACTGGTACGTCGTCGACGCCGAGGGCAAGACCCTGGGCCGTCTGGCCGCAGCACTGGCCTATCGCCTGCGCGGCAAGCACAAGCCCGTTTTCACCCCGCACGTCGACACCGGCGACTATCTGGTCGTGATCAATGCCGACAAGATCGTGGCGACCGGCAACAAGATGCGGGACAAGATGTACCACCGGTTCACCGGCTACATCGGCAACCTGAAGACGGAGTCGCTGGGCCAGGCGCTGGAGCGCCACCCGGAGCGCGTCATCGAAATCGCGGTCAAGGGCATGCTGCCGAAGGGCCCGCTGGGCCGCGCCATGTACCGCAAGCTCAAGGTCTATGCTGGTGCCGAGCACCCGCATGCCGCCCAGCAGCCGCAGCCGCTCGACATCTAA
- a CDS encoding aminodeoxychorismate/anthranilate synthase component II, with product MLLMIDNYDSFTFNLVQYLQELGAEVRVERNDALSVAEIEALAPDRIVISPGPCTPNEAGVSLDVLRELGPRIPVFGVCLGYQALGQVYGGRVVRAGRIMHGKTSPIHHEGKGVFAGLPTPFEATRYHSLVVEKTSVPDCLEVTAWTENDDGSVEELMGLRHREHPVEGVQFHPESILTQHGHALLKNFLER from the coding sequence ATGCTGCTGATGATCGACAACTACGACAGCTTCACCTTCAACCTCGTGCAGTACCTGCAGGAGCTGGGCGCGGAGGTGCGGGTGGAGCGCAACGACGCGCTCAGCGTGGCGGAGATCGAGGCGCTTGCGCCCGACAGGATCGTGATTTCGCCGGGGCCGTGCACGCCGAATGAAGCCGGTGTCTCGCTGGACGTGCTGCGCGAGCTGGGCCCGCGCATCCCGGTGTTCGGCGTGTGCCTGGGCTACCAGGCGCTGGGGCAGGTGTATGGCGGCAGGGTGGTGCGCGCGGGGCGGATCATGCACGGCAAGACCTCGCCCATCCACCATGAAGGAAAAGGCGTGTTCGCCGGCCTGCCGACGCCGTTCGAGGCCACCCGCTACCACTCGCTGGTGGTGGAAAAGACCAGCGTGCCCGACTGCCTGGAAGTGACCGCCTGGACCGAGAACGACGACGGCAGCGTGGAGGAGCTGATGGGCCTGCGCCACCGCGAACATCCGGTGGAAGGCGTGCAGTTCCATCCCGAATCCATCCTCACCCAGCACGGCCACGCGCTGCTGAAGAACTTCCTGGAGCGTTGA
- the rpe gene encoding ribulose-phosphate 3-epimerase, which yields MSTQSTVIAPSILSANFARLGEEVDNVLAAGADWVHFDVMDNHYVPNLTIGPLVCEALRKHGVTAPIDVHLMVEPVDGLIPMFADAGASHISFHPEASKHVHRSVQLIKSKGCQAGLVFNPASSLDVLDTMLDEIDYVLLMSVNPGFGGQSFIPSALKQLRKVRDMIDASGRPVRLEIDGGVKPDNIGEIAKAGADTFVAGSAIFGKPDYAATIAAMKQAVVAAR from the coding sequence ATGAGCACGCAATCCACCGTCATTGCCCCGTCCATCCTGTCCGCCAATTTCGCCAGGCTGGGCGAGGAAGTGGACAACGTGCTGGCCGCCGGCGCCGACTGGGTGCACTTCGACGTGATGGACAACCATTACGTGCCCAACCTGACCATCGGCCCGCTGGTCTGCGAGGCGCTGCGCAAGCACGGCGTGACCGCCCCGATCGACGTGCACCTGATGGTGGAGCCGGTCGACGGCCTGATCCCGATGTTCGCCGACGCCGGTGCCAGCCACATCAGCTTCCACCCCGAGGCCAGCAAGCACGTCCACCGCAGCGTGCAGCTGATCAAGTCGAAGGGCTGCCAGGCCGGGCTGGTGTTCAATCCGGCCAGCTCGCTGGACGTGCTGGACACGATGCTGGACGAGATCGACTACGTGTTGCTGATGTCGGTGAACCCCGGCTTCGGCGGGCAATCGTTCATCCCCTCCGCGCTCAAGCAGCTGCGCAAGGTGCGGGACATGATCGATGCCAGCGGCCGACCGGTCCGCCTCGAGATCGACGGCGGGGTGAAGCCGGACAACATCGGCGAGATCGCGAAAGCCGGCGCCGACACTTTCGTCGCCGGCAGCGCGATCTTCGGCAAGCCGGACTATGCCGCGACGATCGCGGCGATGAAGCAGGCGGTGGTTGCCGCGCGTTGA
- the crp gene encoding cAMP-activated global transcriptional regulator CRP has protein sequence MPRAFNPLGADVETIERFIASCHRRKYPARTEVFHPGDPASTLYYIISGSVSITTREDDDRELVLGYVGPGEFVGEMGLFVETEQRFVALRTRTPCELAEISYERLQALLAAQANDATRLLYSIGAQISQRLLDTSRKAGRLAFLDVTDRIYRTLFDLSREPEAMTHPLGTQLRVSRQELARLVGCSREMAGRVLKKLQADGKLHARGKTVVVYGTR, from the coding sequence ATGCCGCGCGCATTCAACCCGCTTGGCGCCGACGTCGAGACGATCGAGCGCTTCATTGCCAGCTGCCATCGGCGCAAGTACCCGGCGCGCACGGAGGTGTTCCACCCGGGCGATCCCGCGAGCACGCTCTACTACATCATCTCCGGCTCGGTGAGCATCACCACCCGCGAGGATGATGACCGGGAGCTGGTGCTGGGCTACGTGGGGCCGGGCGAATTCGTCGGCGAAATGGGCCTGTTCGTGGAGACCGAACAGCGGTTTGTGGCGCTGCGCACGCGCACCCCCTGCGAGCTGGCGGAGATCAGCTACGAGCGCCTGCAGGCGCTGCTGGCGGCGCAGGCCAACGACGCCACCCGGCTGCTGTATTCGATCGGCGCGCAGATCAGCCAGCGCCTGCTCGACACCAGCCGCAAGGCAGGCCGGCTGGCCTTCCTCGACGTCACCGACCGCATCTATCGCACCCTGTTCGACCTGTCGCGCGAGCCCGAGGCGATGACCCATCCGCTGGGTACCCAGCTGCGCGTGTCGCGGCAGGAGCTGGCACGGCTGGTGGGCTGCTCGCGCGAGATGGCCGGGCGCGTGCTGAAGAAGCTGCAGGCCGACGGCAAGCTGCACGCCCGCGGCAAGACCGTGGTGGTCTACGGCACCCGCTAG
- a CDS encoding phosphoribosylaminoimidazolesuccinocarboxamide synthase has product MATTLLQSDLPGLNLIHRGKVRDVFDLGDGHLLMVATDRLSAFDVVLPDPIPGKGEMLCQISNFWFDKTRHIIANHLTGIDVASVLPAGVDAALYASRAVVTKKLKPVPVECIARGYIIGSGWKDYQRTGAISGIALPAGLQQAQQLAEPIFTPSTKAAVGDHDENIDFAAAVNLVGREQAEAVRGATLAIYAFARDYAAQRGIILADTKFEFGTDEDGKLYVMDEMLTPDSSRYWPADEYAVGTSPPSYDKQFVRDYLETLDWNKTAPGPKLPAEVIGKTRAKYAEALQKLAGISID; this is encoded by the coding sequence ATGGCCACCACCCTGCTCCAGTCCGACCTGCCCGGCCTGAACCTGATCCACCGCGGCAAGGTCCGCGACGTGTTCGACCTCGGCGATGGCCACCTGCTGATGGTGGCCACCGACCGCCTGAGCGCGTTCGACGTGGTGCTCCCCGATCCGATCCCCGGCAAGGGCGAGATGCTCTGCCAGATCAGCAATTTCTGGTTCGACAAGACCCGCCACATCATCGCCAACCACCTGACCGGGATCGACGTCGCCAGCGTGCTGCCGGCCGGCGTGGACGCCGCGCTGTACGCCAGCCGCGCAGTGGTGACCAAGAAGCTCAAGCCCGTCCCTGTGGAATGCATCGCCCGCGGCTACATCATCGGCAGCGGCTGGAAGGACTACCAGCGCACCGGCGCGATCAGCGGCATCGCCCTGCCTGCCGGCCTGCAGCAGGCGCAGCAGCTGGCCGAGCCGATCTTCACCCCGTCCACCAAGGCGGCGGTGGGGGACCACGACGAGAACATCGATTTCGCCGCCGCGGTCAACCTGGTCGGCCGCGAACAGGCCGAAGCGGTGCGCGGCGCCACGCTCGCGATCTACGCCTTCGCCCGCGACTACGCCGCGCAGCGCGGGATCATCCTGGCCGACACCAAGTTCGAGTTCGGTACCGACGAGGACGGCAAGCTGTACGTGATGGACGAGATGCTGACCCCGGATTCCAGCCGCTACTGGCCCGCCGACGAGTACGCCGTCGGCACCAGCCCGCCCAGCTACGACAAGCAGTTCGTGCGCGACTATCTGGAAACGCTGGACTGGAACAAGACCGCGCCCGGGCCGAAGCTGCCCGCCGAGGTCATCGGAAAAACCCGCGCCAAGTACGCCGAAGCGCTGCAGAAACTCGCCGGCATCAGCATCGACTGA